Genomic DNA from Bemisia tabaci chromosome 2, PGI_BMITA_v3:
TCTAGGTACGTGCAAAAGTCGACCGATTGTGGTTATATAGACGTCGAATCTTTTATAAAATAGTGACGATCCCTTGACATGAAGGTCTTGATTTTATTggtattttctttattatttttatttatttatttttaacatttttttaaaaaatgattgtTTAAAGTTAATAGCACTGAACTTACTCAACACGACTAATGTgcctattacttttttttacagaacTGTCCGACGGAGAGCTGGACCAACAGTGAGTAACATAATTTCATATCTTTCAcgtgtaaaaatttaaagcaggccaaaaatgtttttttatgaCTATCAGGggtgaaactcctaaaccacgtatctcgtttacggtgttttaaaatctccgcttttATTTGACATTtatgaaggagaacaaatcaacatatCATCCCTTAAATTTTTCACGGAACGTGCCTCACACGTAGAAGACAAATCCTGGAGGTTATAAAGAATTGTCGCTTAGCAGTTTTCAATTTACTTTCAtaataaagaataaaagaaagtttgtaacgttgcagaccgagatatgtggtttgagagtttcatcgTCAATTTGTAAAAGAACTCTCAGATTTTTTATCCATCTACGTATTTGGAAACTTTCCGCTGACAAATTTTCATCACGTCGCGCGCCACTATGGACGCGACAAaagctggagcgccttcatttccatAGATACAACACGCATTATATCCCTCAAGTaggtatagttgtatcaaacgTTACCAACTAAAACCATCACCTTGCCCCTGCGTTGCGCATTGTTACGGTTGCCTTGACACGAACTGTGTAGTATCACTAGGATGCTGATACTAATCAATGACTAAAGTGCAAAATTAAGTACCTccatttcaacatttaaaaatctttgattacctatgtttttttgaaaaaaagaaagaaagaaaaaaaaaaaaaaaaaaaaaaaacaggaaaaaaaaaaagaacgtcTCTTGTATTCTTCTGTGAATATTCTTAAGGTGAGTGCAGAGTAATAAAAAAAGCAGTTAtagttcatttaaaaaaaagaataatcaaATTATAAAACTATATCTGAATAGAACCTCAGCAGAGCATTTGAAACATCACATTTAATCGGTGATAGGAATATTCTGACTTTAACCAGTGATATACCTACTTTCCTCCTTAAAAACCgatcaaaaatcatgaaactgAATGGAATAAAATACTTGAATGCTGAATTCACCCTCAATTCTTCTATAATTTTGTGTTTTCCAGGTGAGgaatgtcaaaaaatgaaggagaagcTGACAAAATGCCCAAATATGCCAGTGCCGATGAGCCCACCGCCTAAACCTTGAAAAAGAGGAATGGAAATTTGAGGAGGACGTTGTGATGAATTAGGAGCTTCTTTTTACAGccataatttgttttcaaaggaattcatcggtgatcttactttgaacctCTTCAGAGTGACACACAAGAAATGCACCTGCCTAATTCTTTTCTGTAAGGGCTCATTTTTTCGATGAATCTCAAAGTTTCAATGGTTTATATCTTTTAAAGAATAAATGCTGTTAAAAGAATGTTTCCGTGTTTATTAGTTAACTATTCCCAAAATTTACTTAAATTGTGTCTAAgtatttcaaaacattttgtaCCTGATCCATTCCACACCCAGTTACCTAGGGGTTATTTTCAATAGATGTTTTAGCATTTCTGTTTTTAGAACTCTgcattcttcataaaaaatgaattttaagagaaatattTGCAACTGATTtgcttgaagaaaataaaaaggccCATTTAAATAGAAGACATATGGGTGGGTAATctaaaaacataattttcataattggattaaacaattttagctttacatttcatttatttattttcttattcatcttctttttaataaatacatcaagaaaaatctatgaaattgtttcttttgtctttaaaaaaactaaataccACGATAAGTTATCGAGgtaaagtcagaaaaaaaaaatatacaggtGACTTTTTTATGCTGAAATGTAACACATCTGCTTTCTCACTATACCTGGAGTCAATGAGGATGCCTCCATATCAAGGGTCATTGGATAATTTAAATACAAATCAGGCTCTATCATCAGCTGATGCATGGGTAATGTTATTAGTAATATAAAGTGAATAAAAATAGATATAGAAGATAAAtggtgaacaaaaaaaaaaaaaaaatggaaacttggGTAACAatagaaaattatattaatatgCAGTAGCATTGACTTTGGgcttaaacatttatttttcagtgtttacttGCAGTTATTAAATTAACATCCCCTACGCAGTTGATTTTACTGCATGCAGTGCATAACAAAATCCCTTGTAAGGAACGATTGACCATGAGTTGGTAAGAACGTTGTAGAAAGTTCCGACAGTCTGGACAGTCCTGCAGTGATTCTTTTCCAGCATTTGTTGCAGTTGGTGTGGAGGAATAAACTTGTCATAACTGTGTGTTCCTTTAGGTACTATATTCAAAACGTTTTCCGCAATAATTATTCCACAAAGCCAAGAGAGATACGTCTTATTCAGGGTTGTGACAAAAATTGATCCACCAggctgaaaaacaaaaaacaaaggaaTGTAAGAACAAAGGAAAGTTGAGTGTATGTAAAAGATTCACAGAGCTGTATCATGTCATGATAATTTAGCTCCttgcagttttgaaaatttttcgaagtGATTTCATGTGAGAATTTACTCATAAAAATTCTATTGAGGTATCAAGTTGAATCTTTTCTTATCTTCATCAAATTACATTATTAAGACTTGTGAATTAGTGCCTTTTTCTTTCATGCTTactctgaaaaaatcgaaattttttgtaaaaactgtaaaattgtaagttttttagtgttcaattttttcaggatgatcagaaaagaaaaaaataggggACAAATATCAGAAAACTAACCAATGTATTTGTATGAACagaaaaatatcaacatttcaTATCATAGTTGATTCTGTTGTGTTTGTGAAAGACCTGCCCTGATACTTGTTCATACCACCTGTTCTGCCTCACTCCATCCTGCTTGTTTTATGGgtacttgttttttttaaccGAATTGTTCCCATTGTCTTTTgaatatgaatgagattcatgAGGATGTGAGCAATAATCTTGTTAAGAAATACAAATACCACCATTCAGACTATTTTTTACAAATATCTGAGTTGTTTTCAAACGATCTTTTTCCTTGCAAGCTTCAATTCTTTTAAACTTTAGagggttaaatttttttttataaaaaaaggagaggaagaaaagaaagctATATGTACTAACCTTTAAAGCTGTAACACAAGATTTGATGAATAATTCAGGATTCACAACATGCTCTACAACTTCAGACGCAACGACAGCATCATAGACTTCTGCATGATCTTTAATGTGATCTTCGATTGTGCATGAGATGTACCTGAATAACAAAAAGTTTAAGAAGATGTGTATTCACAGATGAATTTATAAAAAGTGCTAAAAGAAAATAGACAGCTGAAAATATGTGCTACAAAGCCAGTTttaggaaattattttttgtgggTTTGCAACCACAATGAGCAGGCAAGGTTCATTTTCCACtgcaattttatcattttcgaTCATTTTTCTAAAGACTTGTGATAAGTACAGTTAATTGGcagtttgttcaaaattttcaatcctTACCTACCTTTTTAAAGTACACTGCACTCTTAATCCACTGTACTATAGCAAGTTTACTATATTGACATGAAGTTATGGATGATTTAGAATATTTAAAACATATTCAGGAAGCAAAATGTGGTGACTCAGGATGAAAATCtaatggaaaattgaaaatatttattttggataCTCATACTGTGGAtaatttcacttcaaattttGGATAATTTCTTTGACACATTGTTGGTTAGACAGTGAGTGATGAAACTTCTTCAGAAATACTTTCCATCTATCACACGCTTCTTTTGATCTGCTGTTCTGtcatgaaaatcaaaattcaagatctCTGATGCTGTTCGGCTCTCTGTGATATTAGGACATGCACTAAACTCTTTAATATGTATGAACAGAATTAGTTACAAATTCAAAGAAGTAAATAAAATATCTCATACGGTTTGGTGAATTTCATAAAAGgaatattcttaattttaagGGCTCATGGCGCACTTTCTGACTGACCACCAAAAACAGCTGCCTTAGCTCATGCAACACAATGCAGAAACATACTAATTACCTGATATTTTTCGTTACGGAATTTTGAGCTGCATGACTTATGGCTATGTTAATGAGCTCAGCACTGGGTTCAAGTCCTGTTACATCGGCTCCAATCATTGACAAAGGctgtaaattttgatttagAATTAGAGATATTCAAGAAGAATGTAGGGAAGTTATAATTCTAGATGGCAACACTACAGAATTTCTATgtacttcatgatttttttacagTGGGGAGAAAGTGtaatctttaatgaaaatttgaactttctgttaaaaatccgataaaatgtatgaaaataacCACAAAAACACTTGTTAACAGATAAATACAATAAAATGTTAGGGGAGGTGGGTACAGAGATATTAAAACAATGAAACTGAGTAACCATGATTGCTTCCAACATCTTATACAAAATGTGCCAGGAAATTTCTTCAGACCTACATAATATCAATTTCAGCGTAGCAGGTAACCTAGTAAAAATGAAGCATCTGTCAGGTGTCATTTACTGAGAAATGGGATTCACTAGATTGGATTGGTTCAGTTACATCTCAAAAACTCTGTACAACTGATAAAGATTGCCTGGAGGGTATTCTTAATTTCCAAATCATGGAGGCAGGCAATTTCCTTCCAGTCAATCCAAAATTATGTCTCTAGCTTAGTTCTGCGAAGAGGACTATCTTGAAAACTATGAATGTAACCTGCACGACTTACCTCTGATAATAATCCTCCACCACAACCAACGTCGAGAATTTTCAGTCCTTTGAGAGATTCCCTGGTTTTGACAGCATCAGCTGAAATTGCACCAGAATTTGCCAGACCATTCTTAATGAAGGGtacactgcaaaaaaagaaaataagttgaaaataaaactgTCATTAAGCACTACTATCCACTCACAGGAAACTGTTGTCTACACGAGTCAAATCAAGCGCCAGACTAATTTCTGTATATTTGAGGATGGAAGAATTTCCCTGTATACTGactgttttttgtttgttttttgacaGAATTAAAGGTATTTTGTACATGGGCagattcagcaaattggcaacattgtttttcctccatttaaacctacggcaatgtatcgattttcgGATGAGGCCattgctctgacaagaatcgattattcaacccAGGTTTAAATGTAGGAAAGCCAGTGGTGCCAAGTCGGATCCACCTATGATTTtgtagaaaaagaggaaaaaagtgtAGGTGCAATTAAGCTGTGGTTTTTTGCTGACGTGAAGGTTGATTTCGATACCTAATTTTTTCTACGTTGATCATGGTTTTTAAGTAAGCAGGAATCTTAAATTTACTGTTTATAATGTAAACTACGAACATACTTTTCTTGCACAAAagttagttttgaaattttgatgagaaaatacagAGTAGTCCAAAAGTCTTCCGTGACCAACATTTGACACTACCCCTGAGATTTTTACACAAATTGAGATAAAGACTTGGAATCTCATGAGTGCTCCTGAGTCAAAGGAAACAACTTTTGATACCCTCACAATTTGAGAAGGGATCCTTCTGAAAAGGGACAAGAACTCAAAGGATTATAAATAAGGGTGGCGCAAgaattttggatcaccctgtatgtgctGTAGGGCTTAATTTCTTCTTCTGTCTAGTCGACGACTAAACAACTGGATATGACTCGATGAAACTCCTGTGCTTGATATTTGTAGCAAATAGTTGGAAATCACAATGCACTAAGCGATAAACATTTTCTGTGAGAACAAAGACTGAGAGAAAATGATTTCTAATAAACTTGCTCTTTTACAATTTTATCAGAAAGTTATTAGTTAAGTAGGAGTTACTAGACGAAACTGATAAGAAAAACATACCGCAGGGCATTCATGGCATGAAGGCCCTTCATTTTCCCAGTAGGATCCCACCACTCATCTTTTAATTTATTGTGATGATCTACCTCCTTCTTGTCAACTGTAGAGTTTGAATCTGACAGCATTCTTGATAACTTTATACTtgcgctaaaaataaaaatgaaacaaaataaattaaaaggcATGTTTTGAGAGGTGTGCTAACACCCTGTCATGAACATAAAAAGTTACAATAGGAGACATCAGTTTAAAATTCATCTGGAAAACTGGAATGATAAGCCGAACACAATTTGAAATGAATACCTCTCCGACACATGCGCTGTCCACTGTTATCACATAATTTAGAGATGAAAACTTACTTACCAACTGATAAAAATCCTCACCTCGTTTGGTAGTAGTTGATAAAATTATGTAAATAAGAGGTAATTAATATGATTTAAGAtatcattttctcaaaaatggtgACGATTTGTAAGAATTTTTATTGGCGAGATAAAATTTACTACATTGTGGATTAAGTTATCTGGCGAGCAATAAATTGGACTATATGCATCTTGAATCTAGGAGCTAATATTTGAAAGGCATACAATATCTCATCATGGCATTACATCAGGGCTAAGTTGAAAAAGAATGTGTTTGACAAATTACTCttttaaaatggagaatttgaacGGTAACTTGCCTAAGATTCCTTGTCTTGCAAAGGCATTTACGACTTGTTGTGCTAAATTGAAAACCAACTCTAGTCAAAGCTATCGAACACAACACCATCATTCActgattaaataaaaattagttagaaattttatattatttaatCAGTAATTATTCAATCGTTCATCGTTTAACATGTTATCTTTGTTATCACCGAAACTTATTATTGTTTACATTTTTGTTGTTGATAACAAGTCCAAGGTTGCCATATCATATTTCTTTTTCGAATTTCAAGGCGGAAAATttaaacgagccaatcagatagCTCTAATCTGCTTTGTTTAGAaacattcgatacatcgagTTATGCGAGTTCAGCAATCTCGCTAGATGGTCAAGCGAGAAAAATGAATGAGGTAATTGAAATTGAAGTGAATTAATGAAATTCTTGGAATTCAGAGTGATGTGGTGATGTTTGTGTGATCTCTCCGGTATTCCCCTCGTGCTCGGACGTTTGATGAATACAGATTTTCTTAAAAGTGATCAGTTATTATTTTTACAGCCTTAGTTCCGCCGTTGTTTCTCATGAGTGTGTGCTTTGGAGTACCTTGAAAGTAATTTCAACCATTGTCTCTTCACCTTTATACTTAGTCAATCCATTAATTTTAAAACCTGTTTTATCATTCCTTTATTCTACTTAATTGCTGATACCACCCATCGCAAATATGATGCAGCAGGTGTTCAAAACCTTGCTCCCGGACGATCGACCGATCTCCGCAATCTGTATCGTTGAAGACATCAGTAAATGCCCCCCAGGGTTCACTGCTGTAAGTGCATCAATCTCTGTTTTTACTCTCTTTCTTTAActctaatattttcattattttttcatgtaattttttctcaggtatatccttgaaaatcaaattttcttgtTATCGATAGCTCATGGGAATAATTTGAATTAAGTTGGACTCGAACAAGTCCAGGGCGTTGGttccagaaatttttgaaattgaggaTTCTTTCAGAAGCAATGcagctaagattgtgcaattttttacagcATTTGCGGTAGATGAAATTCATTCTCAGTCCACTTACTTCCTTATGATAGTGAGGAAAAATGCATAGGTAGCAGAACTGTCAGACAAGTTACTTACTTACAACTAGAAAACTATATTGCataatcttagcagcattggatgtctcatattgacggtgtaagtcggcaatcacataactcggtttgcgacgtcgcagacttcctgtcatacctttttttttaaacggaaaactactcaacagcaattctttaaaactgccgtgattttttttctctgtgtgaataaaattctgcgtaaacttcaaagaatgatgccaatttgttctcctttaaaaaaataacacagaggcggagattttcagacaccgcaaacgagttatgtgattgtcgacttacaccgtcaatatgcttttttaccgaaaaatgtctcaattttAACCTTTTGCAGCTTGCAAAAGTCTTAAAGATTTTTGTTTTGACAAATCGACACAGTGCTACATcctaagggctttttttttatccgaaccACAGTGGACCACAACGGAACGCATAACTTTTTTATCGCGTTCCACTGGCGCGATCCAGTGCGTTCCATGTGTTCCAGTGGAACACTTGGACCACTCTTCCGAGGTAGGTTGAGGTTGGTTCAGGCTGGTTGAACCAGCCCGAACCACTATCATCGCGATCCATGCgttccacggataaaaaaaaagccctcaaatCAGTCAATGCATTCCACTGAAAATTGCCTCAGTCATCAGATAGCAACAGAAAGAAATTGGCTCTCTGTAGCTATTAATAAAACACACAAGTGAGTAGACATGCCACTTTTCCATGCAGATCTGACCAATATTAATCACCTAAAAGTTATAGCCAAATTTGTACCGTGTCAAGAAATAGTGACTCTAAACATGGCAGaactaattattttttgagtcagtaaaattatttgatttatAATACATTGTGTTAATTTTCAGATCTCAAGAACATTTGATCAGGATTCAGATGCGGATCTTTGGAAAGAGAATACATTCTTTGGCAAAAAATGTACACGGTACATGTGTATCTCCAAAACAGAAGGAATTCCAGAGTATATTGTAGAAAGTATTAGCGTCATCAATGACAAACAGCTGCCGCAAGATGGATATTGTTTGATATCGCAGACTATTGACAGTGgtaagaattttatttttgaattgaaaaaaaaaagggggaaaaaaccgcTTGCAAGTAAAGTGCTTCTAAAAAATGTATTAGTACATATATCTTTTGTCCGACAGACCCTCCTGGATggatcagggaatttcaattgAAAGAATAAAACCTTCTCTTTTGCCAAATGCTAAACAGGAATACTTATATGCTTTAATCTTAAAACTTCAGCTTCACAAAAGCTTCATTTTAGATGAACCAGATCAGGATGAAATATTGGATGCTGTACTGGTAAAATGCCATGTCATTAAGGTTTATATTGATACAAgctaaataataaaatctgaaaCCAGTAAGTAATTATAGAAAAACTAAGagaacataaaaatttgtttcacaattttctcaacaAGTATAGCAACCTTAATTGAACTATTGTCTAACTATCCTTGGTATGGATTGGACGCAATGATTACATATATGGCTGCcatctcactgaaaaaattctAGGAAGCTAGAGAAAAATATCCTGTGAGCAGGAGCATCAAACTACCTTACTTCATGCTGAGGATTCTGCCTCAATTTTGCCATAGTGGTGACAATTTTGCTTCAATTTTAGATCTCCTTTTGTATCCTCATAGACGTCAAAGA
This window encodes:
- the Coq3 gene encoding ubiquinone biosynthesis O-methyltransferase, mitochondrial isoform X1 is translated as MMVLCSIALTRVGFQFSTTSRKCLCKTRNLSASIKLSRMLSDSNSTVDKKEVDHHNKLKDEWWDPTGKMKGLHAMNALRVPFIKNGLANSGAISADAVKTRESLKGLKILDVGCGGGLLSEPLSMIGADVTGLEPSAELINIAISHAAQNSVTKNIRYISCTIEDHIKDHAEVYDAVVASEVVEHVVNPELFIKSCVTALKPGGSIFVTTLNKTYLSWLCGIIIAENVLNIVPKGTHSYDKFIPPHQLQQMLEKNHCRTVQTVGTFYNVLTNSWSIVPYKGFCYALHAVKSTA
- the Coq3 gene encoding ubiquinone biosynthesis O-methyltransferase, mitochondrial isoform X2; protein product: MLSDSNSTVDKKEVDHHNKLKDEWWDPTGKMKGLHAMNALRVPFIKNGLANSGAISADAVKTRESLKGLKILDVGCGGGLLSEPLSMIGADVTGLEPSAELINIAISHAAQNSVTKNIRYISCTIEDHIKDHAEVYDAVVASEVVEHVVNPELFIKSCVTALKPGGSIFVTTLNKTYLSWLCGIIIAENVLNIVPKGTHSYDKFIPPHQLQQMLEKNHCRTVQTVGTFYNVLTNSWSIVPYKGFCYALHAVKSTA